Proteins co-encoded in one Zalophus californianus isolate mZalCal1 chromosome 9, mZalCal1.pri.v2, whole genome shotgun sequence genomic window:
- the FAM186B gene encoding protein FAM186B isoform X4, whose translation MEKDRPPQLMTPASVKAIISKIEAAQLTRAQKDISSQLSDILDNVNCVINRFQEELGYDLKEKAKSDLTEQKGKNRFILLEKIASFSKDAKTKEKHLYEILRWLGDWGESLTYELRNRKGKEEEKALDEWIEVMEKVLPLSLIATKGGIESLISLCSTLIERQKKRTQIPKHTFWQGWWEQSPPRSASYPQPLSPEQMLQDKHTTCTKVSEVTSMLQELLDSTMFNQGEVRAIRYMSAVVENLNKALTLQHKEKSNLETKYRNLEIEMTKELSSQRLYFQNSLKVLQNKRDALLKQVEILGGKYHDLLLIKHALEFQLKKAQSARDQAEEPAKILVDSLGPPEKETLPKKETVMEETQQEPKKEWLFLSLPPGSMAKAWDSGTRPSTSQPLSTMTTHSRIADVYSSKDTERLQPVLLSLVDHKFPKKWEGPVAESPGHQVKNQKDFQKAAQEKEELQIKSHIGMQLSPESSKKAALESKVAHWEEELSWEMQRQLWLEEEAMWLQRQKKWALLEQEHQKKLQQWKMEEAAREQQRRLGQQAKEQGGPRREPERSEEDVDGMIFTTTGRWKDMAEASLVPPPSGAQSAHQVRRPHWPRSPNTQQLARRKQRNLSSAKSTQKPWASQGLTKPKKSASFPVTGTSIQKVSRPPLQISLVALKGKVYHMDAEALRKNLQLLSEEAELGLPHSLRSKVLELTTTTMELSVLRLQCLCHRYILYRRFQSLREEVINHIQVMQETGTTYKAQNLHIFLENIDHLQNLWLQPWADKQKDLEEKHQECLSSMATLFPKLQLEWNIHLHTPVTTNPKSRKNKAPRSFLRRIHSCGPSCKLSPEHLTSKHWECVPLHLARQQENQMEAIWRTDVASSSHPIEKRTPPSLPWDQLGGCPDIPRLLALDVHSSYRRSLRSLKAGVLVADRKERQEAPDESAELVCKKSNESFPGTLKSQKD comes from the exons ATGGAGAAAGACAGGCCCCCACAGTTGATGACCCCTGCATCGGTGAAAGCCATCATCTCAAAGATTGAGGCTGCCCAGCTAACACGGGCTCAGAAG GATATTTCTTCCCAGCTCTCAGACATCTTGGACAACGTCAACTGTGTCATCAACCGCTTCCAGGAAGAATTGGgatatgatttaaaagaaaaggcaaaatctGACCTGACAGAGCAAAAGGGCAAGAACAGATTCATCTTGCTGGAGAAAATTGCTTCCTTCTCCAAAGATGCTAAGACCAAAGAGAAGCACTTGTACGAAATTCTCCGCTGGCTGGGTGACTGGG GTGAGAGTCTGACCTATGAGCTCAGGAACAGGAAGggtaaggaggaagagaaagctcTGGATGAATGGATCGAGGTGATGGAGAAGGTGTTACCTCTCTCCCTCATTGCCACCAAAGGAGGCATCGAGTCTCTCATTTCCCTTTGCTCTACTCTCattgaaagacaaaagaaaaggacACAAA TACCCAAACACACCTTCTGGCAGGGCTGGTGGGAACAAAGCCCCCCCAGATCTGCATCCTACCCTCAgccactgagcccagagcagaTGCTCCAGGACAAGCATACTACGTGCACAAAGGTCTCCGAGGTGACGTCCATGCTGCAGGAGCTCCTGGACTCCACCATGTTCAACCAGGGGGAGGTCAGAGCCATCAGGTACATGTCTGCTGTGGTGGAGAACCTCAACAAGGCCTTGACCCTCCAGCACAAGGAGAAGAGTAACCTGGAGACGAAATACAGGAATCTGGAAATAGAGATGACCAAAGAACTCAGCAGCCAGAGGCTCTACTTCCAGAATTCCCTCAAAGTTCTCCAGAACAAGAGGGATGCCCTACTAAAGCAGGTGGAAATTCTAGGGGGAAAATACCATGACCTTCTCCTGATAAAGCATGCCTTAGAGTTCCAGCTGAAGAAGGCTCAGTCTGCTAGAGATCAAGCAGAAGAGCCAGCCAAGATCTTGGTCGACTCCCTGGGGCCCCCTGAGAAAGAGACCCtcccaaagaaagaaacagtCATGGAGGAAACCCAACAGGAACCCAAGAAGGAGTGGTTGTTTTTGTCACTGCCCCCAGGTTCCATGGCCAAAGCCTGGGACAGTGGTACTAGGCCTTCAACGTCCCAGCCACTTTCCACCATGACCACACACTCAAGGATTGCAGATGTGTACAGCAGCAAGGACACTGAACGTCTCCAGCCCGTGTTGCTGTCCCTGGTGGATCACAAGTTTCCTAAGAAATGGGAAGGCCCTGTGGCAGAGAGCCCAGGCCACCAAGTCAAAAACCAGAAGGACTTCCAGAAAGCAGCCCAGGAGAAGGAAGAACTCCAAATTAAGTCCCATATTGGGATGCAGCTGTCCCCAGAGAGCTCCAAGAAGGCAGCCTTGGAGAGTAAGGTGGCGCACTGGGAAGAGGAACTCAGCTGGGAGATGCAGAGGCAGCTGTGGCTGGAGGAGGAGGCCATGTGGCTGCAGCGGCAGAAGAAATGGGCCCTGCTTGAGCAGGAGCACCAGAAGAAGCTGCAGCAGTGGAAGATGGAGGAGGCGGCAAGGGAGCAGCAGCGGAGGTTGGGCCAGCAGGCGAAGGAGCAGGGGGGCCCACGGAGAGAGCCGGAGCGGTCGGAGGAGGACGTGGACGGGATGATCTTCACGACCACCGGGCGGTGGAAGGACATGGCGGAGGCATCACTGGTGCCTCCCCCAAGCGGCGCCCAGTCTGCTCACCAAGTCAGGAGGCCACACTGGCCCAGGTCCCCTAATACCCAGCAGCTTGCCCGCAGAAAGCAGAGGAACCTGAGTTCCGCCAAGTCTACCCAGAAACCATGGGCCTCCCAGGGTCTCACGAAGCCCAAGAAATCAGCCTCCTTCCCTGTCACAGGGACATCCATCCAAAAGGTGTCCCGGCCTCCTTTGCAAATCTCCCTGGTAGCTCTTAAGGGGAAAGTATACCACATGGACGCAGAGGCCCTGAGGAAGAACCTACAGCTCCTGAGTGAGGAGGCTGAGCTGGGGCTGCCCCATTCCCTGCGCAGCAAGGTGCTGGagctcaccaccaccaccatggagTTAAGCGTGCTCCGGCTGCAGTGCCTGTGCCATAGGTACATCCTGTACAGGCGCTTCCAGAGCCTCCG AGAGGAAGTGATCAACCACATACAAGTCATGCAAGAAACTGGGACTACCTACAAGGCCCAGAACCTCCACATCTTCCTGGAAAACATCGACCACCTGCAGAACCTCTGGCTGCAGCCCTGGGCAGACAAGCAGAAGGACCTGGAGGAGAAGCACCAAGAGTGTCTGAGCAGCATGGCGACCCTGTTCCCCAAG CTCCAGCTGGAGTGGAACATTCATCTGCACACTCCGGTGACCACCAACCCGAAGTCGAGGAAAAATAAGGCGCCCCGCTCCTTTCTCCGGCGCATCCACTCCTGTGGCCCCTCCTGCAAGCTGTCCCCAGAGCACCTCACATCCAAGCACTGGGAATGTGTGCCCCTGCACCTGGCCCG CCAACAGGAGAACCAGATGGAGGCCATCTGGAGAACTGACGTGGCCTCCTCCAGTCACCCAATAGAAAAGAGGACTCCCCCCAGCCTGCCCTGGGACCAGCTAGGAGGGTGCCCAGACATTCCCCGGCTGTTGGCCTTGGATGTGCATTCTTCCTACCGCAGAAGCTTAAGGTCCCTCAAGGCCGG
- the FAM186B gene encoding protein FAM186B isoform X3: MEKDRPPQLMTPASVKAIISKIEAAQLTRAQKDISSQLSDILDNVNCVINRFQEELGYDLKEKAKSDLTEQKGKNRFILLEKIASFSKDAKTKEKHLYEILRWLGDWVPKHTFWQGWWEQSPPRSASYPQPLSPEQMLQDKHTTCTKVSEVTSMLQELLDSTMFNQGEVRAIRYMSAVVENLNKALTLQHKEKSNLETKYRNLEIEMTKELSSQRLYFQNSLKVLQNKRDALLKQVEILGGKYHDLLLIKHALEFQLKKAQSARDQAEEPAKILVDSLGPPEKETLPKKETVMEETQQEPKKEWLFLSLPPGSMAKAWDSGTRPSTSQPLSTMTTHSRIADVYSSKDTERLQPVLLSLVDHKFPKKWEGPVAESPGHQVKNQKDFQKAAQEKEELQIKSHIGMQLSPESSKKAALESKVAHWEEELSWEMQRQLWLEEEAMWLQRQKKWALLEQEHQKKLQQWKMEEAAREQQRRLGQQAKEQGGPRREPERSEEDVDGMIFTTTGRWKDMAEASLVPPPSGAQSAHQVRRPHWPRSPNTQQLARRKQRNLSSAKSTQKPWASQGLTKPKKSASFPVTGTSIQKVSRPPLQISLVALKGKVYHMDAEALRKNLQLLSEEAELGLPHSLRSKVLELTTTTMELSVLRLQCLCHRYILYRRFQSLREEVINHIQVMQETGTTYKAQNLHIFLENIDHLQNLWLQPWADKQKDLEEKHQECLSSMATLFPKLQLEWNIHLHTPVTTNPKSRKNKAPRSFLRRIHSCGPSCKLSPEHLTSKHWECVPLHLARQQENQMEAIWRTDVASSSHPIEKRTPPSLPWDQLGGCPDIPRLLALDVHSSYRRSLRSLKAGAVPPTPRPPLGSQLQAYALIKILFLAKTASPFQGNLGEYNFLPPFLNSIQVYSVYHTIRCRDKALLLLSCSTSQVGSPSLCVRLVLDVSVQGLPVLSWDPIIVV, translated from the exons ATGGAGAAAGACAGGCCCCCACAGTTGATGACCCCTGCATCGGTGAAAGCCATCATCTCAAAGATTGAGGCTGCCCAGCTAACACGGGCTCAGAAG GATATTTCTTCCCAGCTCTCAGACATCTTGGACAACGTCAACTGTGTCATCAACCGCTTCCAGGAAGAATTGGgatatgatttaaaagaaaaggcaaaatctGACCTGACAGAGCAAAAGGGCAAGAACAGATTCATCTTGCTGGAGAAAATTGCTTCCTTCTCCAAAGATGCTAAGACCAAAGAGAAGCACTTGTACGAAATTCTCCGCTGGCTGGGTGACTGGG TACCCAAACACACCTTCTGGCAGGGCTGGTGGGAACAAAGCCCCCCCAGATCTGCATCCTACCCTCAgccactgagcccagagcagaTGCTCCAGGACAAGCATACTACGTGCACAAAGGTCTCCGAGGTGACGTCCATGCTGCAGGAGCTCCTGGACTCCACCATGTTCAACCAGGGGGAGGTCAGAGCCATCAGGTACATGTCTGCTGTGGTGGAGAACCTCAACAAGGCCTTGACCCTCCAGCACAAGGAGAAGAGTAACCTGGAGACGAAATACAGGAATCTGGAAATAGAGATGACCAAAGAACTCAGCAGCCAGAGGCTCTACTTCCAGAATTCCCTCAAAGTTCTCCAGAACAAGAGGGATGCCCTACTAAAGCAGGTGGAAATTCTAGGGGGAAAATACCATGACCTTCTCCTGATAAAGCATGCCTTAGAGTTCCAGCTGAAGAAGGCTCAGTCTGCTAGAGATCAAGCAGAAGAGCCAGCCAAGATCTTGGTCGACTCCCTGGGGCCCCCTGAGAAAGAGACCCtcccaaagaaagaaacagtCATGGAGGAAACCCAACAGGAACCCAAGAAGGAGTGGTTGTTTTTGTCACTGCCCCCAGGTTCCATGGCCAAAGCCTGGGACAGTGGTACTAGGCCTTCAACGTCCCAGCCACTTTCCACCATGACCACACACTCAAGGATTGCAGATGTGTACAGCAGCAAGGACACTGAACGTCTCCAGCCCGTGTTGCTGTCCCTGGTGGATCACAAGTTTCCTAAGAAATGGGAAGGCCCTGTGGCAGAGAGCCCAGGCCACCAAGTCAAAAACCAGAAGGACTTCCAGAAAGCAGCCCAGGAGAAGGAAGAACTCCAAATTAAGTCCCATATTGGGATGCAGCTGTCCCCAGAGAGCTCCAAGAAGGCAGCCTTGGAGAGTAAGGTGGCGCACTGGGAAGAGGAACTCAGCTGGGAGATGCAGAGGCAGCTGTGGCTGGAGGAGGAGGCCATGTGGCTGCAGCGGCAGAAGAAATGGGCCCTGCTTGAGCAGGAGCACCAGAAGAAGCTGCAGCAGTGGAAGATGGAGGAGGCGGCAAGGGAGCAGCAGCGGAGGTTGGGCCAGCAGGCGAAGGAGCAGGGGGGCCCACGGAGAGAGCCGGAGCGGTCGGAGGAGGACGTGGACGGGATGATCTTCACGACCACCGGGCGGTGGAAGGACATGGCGGAGGCATCACTGGTGCCTCCCCCAAGCGGCGCCCAGTCTGCTCACCAAGTCAGGAGGCCACACTGGCCCAGGTCCCCTAATACCCAGCAGCTTGCCCGCAGAAAGCAGAGGAACCTGAGTTCCGCCAAGTCTACCCAGAAACCATGGGCCTCCCAGGGTCTCACGAAGCCCAAGAAATCAGCCTCCTTCCCTGTCACAGGGACATCCATCCAAAAGGTGTCCCGGCCTCCTTTGCAAATCTCCCTGGTAGCTCTTAAGGGGAAAGTATACCACATGGACGCAGAGGCCCTGAGGAAGAACCTACAGCTCCTGAGTGAGGAGGCTGAGCTGGGGCTGCCCCATTCCCTGCGCAGCAAGGTGCTGGagctcaccaccaccaccatggagTTAAGCGTGCTCCGGCTGCAGTGCCTGTGCCATAGGTACATCCTGTACAGGCGCTTCCAGAGCCTCCG AGAGGAAGTGATCAACCACATACAAGTCATGCAAGAAACTGGGACTACCTACAAGGCCCAGAACCTCCACATCTTCCTGGAAAACATCGACCACCTGCAGAACCTCTGGCTGCAGCCCTGGGCAGACAAGCAGAAGGACCTGGAGGAGAAGCACCAAGAGTGTCTGAGCAGCATGGCGACCCTGTTCCCCAAG CTCCAGCTGGAGTGGAACATTCATCTGCACACTCCGGTGACCACCAACCCGAAGTCGAGGAAAAATAAGGCGCCCCGCTCCTTTCTCCGGCGCATCCACTCCTGTGGCCCCTCCTGCAAGCTGTCCCCAGAGCACCTCACATCCAAGCACTGGGAATGTGTGCCCCTGCACCTGGCCCG CCAACAGGAGAACCAGATGGAGGCCATCTGGAGAACTGACGTGGCCTCCTCCAGTCACCCAATAGAAAAGAGGACTCCCCCCAGCCTGCCCTGGGACCAGCTAGGAGGGTGCCCAGACATTCCCCGGCTGTTGGCCTTGGATGTGCATTCTTCCTACCGCAGAAGCTTAAGGTCCCTCAAGGCCGG AGCCGTTCCACCCACACCCAGGCCTCCACTGGGATCTCAGCTTCAGGCTTACGCACTTATCAAAATATTGTTCCTGGCAAAGACAGCTTCCCCTTTCCAGGGGAATTTAGGTGAATACAATTTTCTTCCCCCCTTTCTTAACTCCATACAAGTTTATTCAGTGTATCATACTATCAGGTGTAGAGACAAAGCCCTGCTTCTTCTGTCTTGCTCCACATCCCAGGTGGGCTCCCCCTCCCTGTGTGTCAGGCTGGTCCTAGATGTTTCAGTGCAGGGGCTCCC
- the FAM186B gene encoding protein FAM186B isoform X6: MEKVLPLSLIATKGGIESLISLCSTLIERQKKRTQIPKHTFWQGWWEQSPPRSASYPQPLSPEQMLQDKHTTCTKVSEVTSMLQELLDSTMFNQGEVRAIRYMSAVVENLNKALTLQHKEKSNLETKYRNLEIEMTKELSSQRLYFQNSLKVLQNKRDALLKQVEILGGKYHDLLLIKHALEFQLKKAQSARDQAEEPAKILVDSLGPPEKETLPKKETVMEETQQEPKKEWLFLSLPPGSMAKAWDSGTRPSTSQPLSTMTTHSRIADVYSSKDTERLQPVLLSLVDHKFPKKWEGPVAESPGHQVKNQKDFQKAAQEKEELQIKSHIGMQLSPESSKKAALESKVAHWEEELSWEMQRQLWLEEEAMWLQRQKKWALLEQEHQKKLQQWKMEEAAREQQRRLGQQAKEQGGPRREPERSEEDVDGMIFTTTGRWKDMAEASLVPPPSGAQSAHQVRRPHWPRSPNTQQLARRKQRNLSSAKSTQKPWASQGLTKPKKSASFPVTGTSIQKVSRPPLQISLVALKGKVYHMDAEALRKNLQLLSEEAELGLPHSLRSKVLELTTTTMELSVLRLQCLCHRYILYRRFQSLREEVINHIQVMQETGTTYKAQNLHIFLENIDHLQNLWLQPWADKQKDLEEKHQECLSSMATLFPKLQLEWNIHLHTPVTTNPKSRKNKAPRSFLRRIHSCGPSCKLSPEHLTSKHWECVPLHLARQQENQMEAIWRTDVASSSHPIEKRTPPSLPWDQLGGCPDIPRLLALDVHSSYRRSLRSLKAGAVPPTPRPPLGSQLQAYALIKILFLAKTASPFQGNLGEYNFLPPFLNSIQVYSVYHTIRCRDKALLLLSCSTSQVGSPSLCVRLVLDVSVQGLPVLSWDPIIVV; this comes from the exons ATGGAGAAGGTGTTACCTCTCTCCCTCATTGCCACCAAAGGAGGCATCGAGTCTCTCATTTCCCTTTGCTCTACTCTCattgaaagacaaaagaaaaggacACAAA TACCCAAACACACCTTCTGGCAGGGCTGGTGGGAACAAAGCCCCCCCAGATCTGCATCCTACCCTCAgccactgagcccagagcagaTGCTCCAGGACAAGCATACTACGTGCACAAAGGTCTCCGAGGTGACGTCCATGCTGCAGGAGCTCCTGGACTCCACCATGTTCAACCAGGGGGAGGTCAGAGCCATCAGGTACATGTCTGCTGTGGTGGAGAACCTCAACAAGGCCTTGACCCTCCAGCACAAGGAGAAGAGTAACCTGGAGACGAAATACAGGAATCTGGAAATAGAGATGACCAAAGAACTCAGCAGCCAGAGGCTCTACTTCCAGAATTCCCTCAAAGTTCTCCAGAACAAGAGGGATGCCCTACTAAAGCAGGTGGAAATTCTAGGGGGAAAATACCATGACCTTCTCCTGATAAAGCATGCCTTAGAGTTCCAGCTGAAGAAGGCTCAGTCTGCTAGAGATCAAGCAGAAGAGCCAGCCAAGATCTTGGTCGACTCCCTGGGGCCCCCTGAGAAAGAGACCCtcccaaagaaagaaacagtCATGGAGGAAACCCAACAGGAACCCAAGAAGGAGTGGTTGTTTTTGTCACTGCCCCCAGGTTCCATGGCCAAAGCCTGGGACAGTGGTACTAGGCCTTCAACGTCCCAGCCACTTTCCACCATGACCACACACTCAAGGATTGCAGATGTGTACAGCAGCAAGGACACTGAACGTCTCCAGCCCGTGTTGCTGTCCCTGGTGGATCACAAGTTTCCTAAGAAATGGGAAGGCCCTGTGGCAGAGAGCCCAGGCCACCAAGTCAAAAACCAGAAGGACTTCCAGAAAGCAGCCCAGGAGAAGGAAGAACTCCAAATTAAGTCCCATATTGGGATGCAGCTGTCCCCAGAGAGCTCCAAGAAGGCAGCCTTGGAGAGTAAGGTGGCGCACTGGGAAGAGGAACTCAGCTGGGAGATGCAGAGGCAGCTGTGGCTGGAGGAGGAGGCCATGTGGCTGCAGCGGCAGAAGAAATGGGCCCTGCTTGAGCAGGAGCACCAGAAGAAGCTGCAGCAGTGGAAGATGGAGGAGGCGGCAAGGGAGCAGCAGCGGAGGTTGGGCCAGCAGGCGAAGGAGCAGGGGGGCCCACGGAGAGAGCCGGAGCGGTCGGAGGAGGACGTGGACGGGATGATCTTCACGACCACCGGGCGGTGGAAGGACATGGCGGAGGCATCACTGGTGCCTCCCCCAAGCGGCGCCCAGTCTGCTCACCAAGTCAGGAGGCCACACTGGCCCAGGTCCCCTAATACCCAGCAGCTTGCCCGCAGAAAGCAGAGGAACCTGAGTTCCGCCAAGTCTACCCAGAAACCATGGGCCTCCCAGGGTCTCACGAAGCCCAAGAAATCAGCCTCCTTCCCTGTCACAGGGACATCCATCCAAAAGGTGTCCCGGCCTCCTTTGCAAATCTCCCTGGTAGCTCTTAAGGGGAAAGTATACCACATGGACGCAGAGGCCCTGAGGAAGAACCTACAGCTCCTGAGTGAGGAGGCTGAGCTGGGGCTGCCCCATTCCCTGCGCAGCAAGGTGCTGGagctcaccaccaccaccatggagTTAAGCGTGCTCCGGCTGCAGTGCCTGTGCCATAGGTACATCCTGTACAGGCGCTTCCAGAGCCTCCG AGAGGAAGTGATCAACCACATACAAGTCATGCAAGAAACTGGGACTACCTACAAGGCCCAGAACCTCCACATCTTCCTGGAAAACATCGACCACCTGCAGAACCTCTGGCTGCAGCCCTGGGCAGACAAGCAGAAGGACCTGGAGGAGAAGCACCAAGAGTGTCTGAGCAGCATGGCGACCCTGTTCCCCAAG CTCCAGCTGGAGTGGAACATTCATCTGCACACTCCGGTGACCACCAACCCGAAGTCGAGGAAAAATAAGGCGCCCCGCTCCTTTCTCCGGCGCATCCACTCCTGTGGCCCCTCCTGCAAGCTGTCCCCAGAGCACCTCACATCCAAGCACTGGGAATGTGTGCCCCTGCACCTGGCCCG CCAACAGGAGAACCAGATGGAGGCCATCTGGAGAACTGACGTGGCCTCCTCCAGTCACCCAATAGAAAAGAGGACTCCCCCCAGCCTGCCCTGGGACCAGCTAGGAGGGTGCCCAGACATTCCCCGGCTGTTGGCCTTGGATGTGCATTCTTCCTACCGCAGAAGCTTAAGGTCCCTCAAGGCCGG AGCCGTTCCACCCACACCCAGGCCTCCACTGGGATCTCAGCTTCAGGCTTACGCACTTATCAAAATATTGTTCCTGGCAAAGACAGCTTCCCCTTTCCAGGGGAATTTAGGTGAATACAATTTTCTTCCCCCCTTTCTTAACTCCATACAAGTTTATTCAGTGTATCATACTATCAGGTGTAGAGACAAAGCCCTGCTTCTTCTGTCTTGCTCCACATCCCAGGTGGGCTCCCCCTCCCTGTGTGTCAGGCTGGTCCTAGATGTTTCAGTGCAGGGGCTCCC